A genomic region of Runella rosea contains the following coding sequences:
- a CDS encoding SdrD B-like domain-containing protein translates to MHSNDYYILVDSKPNWQKLFVLAFSIWLTSVSFSQAQVKGKVFRDYNGSGTQDSTSTPLFKEIGVAGITVTATNGVLTATTTTGSFGDYAFPNSGATASGQKVRIEFSAIPAGSFSGFHGVTNTFNGTSVQFVTAGAAARAHLGINIPEEYCQPNPLIALACYENGNAIYTVSGNTHPGFITLPYNSSGSARTEMSSNIQILQIGTTWGNAWQKAKKRVFTSAVLKRHSGLGPQGLGGLYMIDYSTSAGGNLLNAFSLQGITPGNGGAAIDLGSVDRTGANALPNNTTDDSRDIDAFGKIAKVGFGGIDIADNDHFLWMVNLNQKALIRMDVSANTPTPSTATVNQYPIANFSGLPTCTNGELRPWALKFHGGKGYLGVVCSAEGASGVAANLHAYVLSFDPSNPTAFTTELSFPLNYTREPAAVFGASLSGSWNPWADTWAETGLTGGSNANSFNERAFAQPILSDIEFSDTGLDLGFLDRFGLQGGFRNFTPQASPITLYLSVDVAGDIIHYCKVGNSYVQEGSAGCAVLDNTTNSTSGTDGPSGNGEFYYAESYNDTDVIPTFNHNETSLGGLAVLKGSQEILNNVFDPISGTQAATAFTQGLHWYNTSTGAKTDQYLIVPNATDNPQYFGKAGGLGDPELLCNPAPLEIGNRVWKDSDNDGIQDAGEDGINGVEIELYKGATLLATVTTATVAGQTGTWYFSSKSRLGSAWVGTGADTTLLPTTAYTIKVKTALGAGALATCTAFSTKDATTDGLDSDINPDATISYTTGSYGENNHTLDIGITECVTPVITATSAQILCQGETAGAFTMNITSGTVSSQKWYGPIANNLPATSLGTAIQGATSTTFTPSAAQLPTADGVTRYYAVVGESNSPTCSDTAYVAITVKPKPNAGNSQTVCAGTSATLTGTGPTTGSWTAQSNPANPSGATLGSTIAGVANVSFATNTSGIFKFIYTVDGCTDTVQITVGAKPIAGADITGGNAICNTVASVDLPNAASGETWTQLGSTPKTVAIDPTSGIVTGMDAIGIYQFILTNSATGCADTVAVETKNCLKGSIGDFIWKDLNDNGLQDANEPGVKGVIVQLLNSDNNDALLATDTTDTNGIYGFSGLDSGNYKVKIVLNSLPDTCQISPKKDVTSNGGNDTNDSDFDPNSAESPIININTLETGIDKDNPTIDAALIIPCIKPVWTLTANPICSPSTAVYSVSFSIANKNGSLKVNAGTLSGTNPYTVTGIPNGTNLIVTDSLRANCVFDTTFIAPDCSCPQINLLTPNATACIGDTLPTLKIILIGTNLNGVTANWYANPTGGTALATGLSFKPTGIISATDTFYVALTGAPECINQPRTAVIVSAQNCDVDLALKKSISTKIAHIGDTLTYTIKVWNEFTNDATGVEVADSIATSIQFINGSFNASRGTASINNNVIKWDIGNIAANGDTVTLTYKVKAVQEGVHFNTAEISKTNEKDKDSTPNNAQEGEDDIDRQCFTVPLKLCVGEKVQVSVPAKYTNVQWFKDGGTSAIASGNEVLLTETGTYTFTANNNTCPAEGCCPVIIEPGNNCCPEEICVPFTIKQTKKAGKNI, encoded by the coding sequence ATGCACTCAAACGATTACTACATTCTTGTAGATAGTAAGCCAAACTGGCAAAAATTATTTGTTCTAGCTTTCTCTATATGGCTAACAAGTGTATCTTTTTCACAGGCGCAAGTAAAAGGAAAAGTATTTAGAGATTACAATGGGAGCGGTACTCAGGATTCTACCTCAACGCCTTTATTTAAGGAAATTGGGGTAGCAGGTATAACAGTTACTGCAACAAACGGAGTACTCACCGCAACAACCACTACAGGGTCTTTTGGCGACTATGCTTTTCCTAACTCAGGCGCCACTGCTTCAGGGCAAAAAGTCCGTATTGAATTCTCTGCTATTCCTGCTGGGAGTTTTTCGGGCTTTCACGGAGTCACCAATACATTTAATGGTACATCAGTACAATTTGTAACTGCTGGAGCAGCGGCAAGGGCTCATTTAGGGATAAATATACCCGAAGAATATTGTCAACCTAACCCACTGATTGCTTTAGCCTGTTACGAAAACGGAAATGCGATTTATACGGTCTCAGGTAACACTCACCCCGGTTTTATAACATTACCCTATAACAGCTCGGGTTCGGCAAGGACTGAGATGAGTAGTAACATTCAAATTCTACAAATCGGAACAACATGGGGAAATGCGTGGCAGAAAGCCAAAAAACGGGTTTTTACCTCTGCGGTCCTGAAACGCCATTCTGGGCTTGGTCCTCAAGGTTTAGGAGGGCTTTATATGATCGATTATTCAACCTCTGCCGGCGGCAATCTTTTAAATGCGTTTAGTTTACAAGGAATTACCCCAGGCAATGGCGGTGCGGCCATTGATCTGGGAAGTGTAGATCGTACAGGAGCCAATGCCCTACCCAACAACACAACTGACGACAGCCGAGATATTGATGCTTTTGGTAAAATAGCCAAAGTGGGATTTGGAGGAATTGATATAGCCGATAATGATCATTTTTTATGGATGGTGAACCTTAACCAAAAGGCACTTATTCGAATGGATGTGAGTGCCAATACTCCTACTCCCTCGACAGCAACCGTCAATCAATATCCCATTGCCAACTTTAGCGGATTGCCTACCTGTACCAATGGTGAATTGCGCCCGTGGGCATTAAAATTTCATGGAGGAAAAGGCTATCTTGGCGTAGTATGTAGTGCTGAAGGCGCAAGTGGGGTGGCGGCTAATTTACACGCATACGTACTTTCATTCGACCCGTCCAATCCTACCGCTTTTACCACAGAGCTTTCCTTCCCGCTTAACTATACTCGTGAACCCGCGGCCGTTTTTGGCGCTTCTTTATCTGGGAGTTGGAACCCCTGGGCAGATACATGGGCCGAAACAGGGCTTACTGGAGGGAGCAATGCCAACAGCTTCAATGAAAGGGCTTTTGCACAACCTATTCTCTCTGACATTGAGTTTTCAGATACAGGTCTTGACCTTGGTTTTCTGGATCGTTTCGGACTTCAGGGAGGATTTAGAAATTTTACCCCTCAGGCATCACCCATAACACTTTATTTGTCAGTAGATGTAGCAGGAGATATTATCCATTATTGCAAAGTAGGAAACAGTTATGTGCAAGAAGGCAGTGCTGGCTGTGCAGTTCTAGACAATACTACCAATAGTACCTCAGGCACTGACGGGCCCAGCGGGAACGGAGAATTCTACTATGCAGAATCTTATAATGATACGGATGTTATTCCTACGTTTAATCACAATGAAACTTCATTAGGGGGACTAGCTGTGTTAAAAGGCTCGCAGGAAATTCTTAATAATGTTTTTGATCCTATCAGCGGGACTCAGGCTGCAACTGCTTTTACCCAAGGACTTCATTGGTACAATACTTCGACAGGCGCGAAAACAGATCAATATCTCATTGTTCCTAATGCAACTGACAACCCACAATACTTTGGTAAAGCAGGTGGACTGGGAGATCCTGAGCTACTCTGTAATCCAGCTCCTCTCGAAATTGGTAACCGAGTTTGGAAAGACAGTGATAATGATGGGATTCAGGATGCAGGTGAAGATGGTATCAACGGCGTTGAAATTGAACTCTATAAAGGAGCAACCTTGCTTGCTACGGTTACAACTGCTACCGTAGCCGGACAAACCGGAACTTGGTATTTTAGCAGTAAGAGCCGCCTAGGCAGTGCTTGGGTTGGCACAGGAGCAGATACCACACTGCTGCCTACTACCGCCTACACCATCAAAGTAAAAACAGCCTTGGGAGCTGGAGCACTGGCAACCTGTACGGCTTTTAGCACAAAAGATGCAACAACCGATGGACTAGACAGCGACATAAACCCTGATGCTACCATATCATATACGACAGGCAGCTATGGTGAAAACAATCATACATTGGACATTGGTATAACGGAATGCGTAACGCCCGTGATTACGGCCACTTCAGCGCAAATACTTTGTCAGGGAGAGACAGCCGGTGCTTTTACAATGAATATTACTTCTGGAACGGTCAGTTCGCAGAAATGGTACGGTCCTATTGCCAATAACTTACCAGCTACCTCCTTAGGAACAGCTATCCAGGGTGCGACTTCAACCACCTTTACACCGAGTGCCGCTCAATTGCCGACGGCCGACGGCGTAACCAGATACTATGCCGTTGTTGGCGAAAGCAACAGCCCAACCTGTTCGGATACAGCTTACGTTGCCATCACTGTGAAGCCTAAACCCAACGCAGGAAATTCGCAAACAGTTTGCGCTGGAACAAGTGCAACTCTGACTGGTACTGGCCCAACAACAGGTAGCTGGACGGCCCAATCCAATCCTGCTAATCCCTCGGGTGCCACTTTGGGAAGCACTATCGCTGGTGTTGCCAATGTAAGTTTTGCCACAAATACTTCAGGAATCTTTAAGTTTATTTACACCGTGGATGGCTGTACAGACACGGTACAGATAACAGTGGGTGCTAAACCCATTGCCGGCGCTGATATTACAGGTGGCAACGCCATTTGTAACACCGTTGCCAGTGTCGATCTACCTAATGCCGCCAGTGGTGAAACTTGGACTCAGCTCGGAAGTACCCCAAAAACAGTTGCCATCGACCCCACCTCGGGTATTGTTACAGGCATGGATGCAATCGGTATCTATCAATTTATATTGACTAACTCAGCCACAGGTTGTGCCGATACGGTTGCCGTCGAAACTAAAAACTGCCTCAAAGGAAGTATCGGTGACTTTATCTGGAAAGATCTCAACGATAACGGTTTGCAGGATGCCAACGAGCCTGGCGTGAAAGGGGTAATTGTACAACTGCTAAACAGTGACAATAATGACGCATTACTGGCCACCGACACTACCGATACCAACGGAATCTACGGTTTCTCAGGTCTGGATTCAGGCAATTATAAAGTCAAAATCGTGCTTAACTCTCTGCCAGATACCTGCCAAATCAGCCCTAAAAAGGATGTAACTAGCAATGGCGGTAATGACACAAACGACTCCGACTTTGACCCAAACTCGGCAGAAAGCCCAATCATCAACATCAATACTTTGGAAACAGGAATCGACAAAGACAATCCAACCATTGATGCTGCTTTGATTATCCCGTGTATCAAGCCTGTTTGGACGCTTACTGCAAACCCGATCTGTTCACCTAGCACCGCTGTCTACAGCGTTAGTTTCTCTATCGCTAACAAAAATGGTAGCTTAAAAGTCAATGCGGGTACACTTTCTGGAACCAACCCTTACACCGTAACAGGCATTCCCAACGGAACCAATCTAATTGTAACCGACAGTCTACGGGCCAACTGTGTGTTTGATACCACTTTTATTGCCCCCGATTGCAGTTGCCCACAGATTAACCTGCTCACACCAAATGCCACGGCCTGTATCGGAGATACGCTCCCTACCCTCAAAATCATCCTTATCGGAACCAATCTCAACGGAGTTACGGCTAATTGGTACGCTAACCCAACAGGGGGGACTGCACTCGCAACGGGGCTCTCTTTCAAACCAACTGGTATCATAAGCGCTACCGATACTTTCTATGTAGCCTTGACAGGTGCCCCGGAATGTATCAATCAACCCCGAACCGCCGTCATCGTCTCGGCCCAGAATTGCGATGTTGATTTGGCTTTAAAGAAAAGCATCAGCACCAAAATCGCCCACATTGGCGATACTCTTACTTACACCATCAAAGTATGGAATGAATTTACCAACGATGCCACGGGTGTTGAAGTAGCCGACTCCATTGCTACCAGCATTCAATTTATTAATGGCTCTTTTAATGCTTCCCGTGGTACGGCTTCCATTAATAATAATGTCATTAAGTGGGACATTGGCAACATTGCCGCCAACGGCGATACCGTCACTCTGACCTACAAGGTAAAAGCCGTGCAGGAAGGTGTTCATTTCAACACCGCCGAAATCAGTAAAACCAACGAAAAAGACAAAGATTCAACCCCAAATAATGCCCAAGAAGGAGAAGACGACATTGATCGCCAGTGTTTTACCGTTCCTCTTAAGTTGTGTGTAGGGGAAAAAGTGCAGGTCAGCGTCCCTGCTAAATACACGAATGTTCAATGGTTTAAAGATGGTGGAACCAGCGCAATAGCCAGCGGAAATGAGGTTTTACTCACTGAAACAGGAACGTATACCTTCACCGCCAACAATAATACTTGCCCAGCTGAAGGCTGCTGCCCCGTAATCATTGAGCCTGGCAACAATTGTTGCCCCGAAGAAATCTGTGTTCCGTTTACTATTAAACAAACCAAAAAGGCTGGAAAAAATATCTAA